The Sphingobium sp. JS3065 genome includes a region encoding these proteins:
- the secA gene encoding preprotein translocase subunit SecA produces MFGALAKSIFGSSNDRYVKSLGKTVEQIASFEPTISAMTDEELAAQTVRFRERLAQGETLDGLLPEAFATVREAAKRTLGQRHYDVQMVGGIVLHRGEIAEMRTGEGKTLVATLATYLNALEGKGVHVVTVNDYLASRDCEWMGQVYRFLGLTTGVIVPNLSEDQRREAYNADITYATNNELGFDYLRDNMKYDRASMVQRPFNFAIVDEVDSILIDEARTPLIISGPTDDKSELYVSVDAIVKRLDESDYEKDEKQRTVTLTEDGTEKIERMLEEAGLLQGANLYDFENTAVVHHVNQALRANAMFRRDIDYIVKDGKVIIIDEFTGRMMDGRRWSDGLHQAVEAKEAVNIEPENQTLASITFQNYFRMYPKLAGMTGTAATEATEFFEIYKMNVVTIPTNRPVQRVDEEDSFYKNLEDKFRGIAKTIKVHAEQGQPVLVGTVSIEKSEMLSEFLNQEGVKHAVLNARFHESEAHIVAQAGRKGAVTIATNMAGRGTDIKLGGNLEMRVEDELRDMPEGPEREAAIARIEAEIEAEKAEVLAAGGLFVLATERHESRRIDNQLRGRSGRQGDPGLSRFYLSLDDDLMRIFGPDTMFAKMIRSNLEDGEALPPSKWLSKAIETAQKKVEARNYDIRKQVVEYDDVMNDQRKVIYEQRSDIMDAETVDDVVVDMRHETVNDLVGASCPPGTYPEQWDMERLKARTAEVLNLEPDFDAWLAEDHVDPEMIEERLTALADEAVAEKVKELDPENWHMIEKSILLQSLDHHWKEHLSTLDALRQVVHLRAYAQKTPINEYKQEAFALFERMLGNIREDVTGSIARVQFRMEEPLPEFDLPVLPDFITTHIDPFSGEDNSADIDGGQIRGITTTLPRPPVGTGQAGEFANLDISRNAPCPCGSGQKYKHCHGALS; encoded by the coding sequence ATGTTCGGCGCACTCGCCAAGTCCATTTTCGGCTCCTCCAACGACCGCTATGTGAAGTCGCTGGGCAAGACCGTCGAACAGATCGCGTCTTTCGAACCCACCATCTCCGCCATGACCGACGAGGAACTGGCGGCGCAGACCGTGCGATTCCGGGAAAGGCTGGCGCAGGGCGAGACGCTGGACGGCCTGCTGCCCGAAGCCTTCGCCACGGTGCGCGAAGCCGCCAAGCGGACGCTGGGCCAGCGCCATTATGACGTGCAGATGGTCGGCGGCATCGTGCTCCATCGCGGCGAAATCGCGGAAATGCGCACGGGTGAGGGCAAGACGCTGGTCGCGACGCTCGCCACCTATCTGAACGCGCTGGAGGGGAAGGGCGTCCACGTCGTCACCGTGAACGACTATCTGGCCAGCCGCGACTGCGAATGGATGGGGCAGGTCTATCGCTTCCTCGGCCTCACCACCGGCGTCATCGTGCCGAACCTGTCGGAAGATCAGCGGCGGGAGGCTTACAACGCCGACATCACCTATGCGACGAACAACGAACTGGGCTTCGATTATCTGCGCGACAATATGAAGTATGACCGCGCATCGATGGTGCAGCGACCCTTCAACTTCGCCATCGTCGACGAGGTGGACTCGATCCTGATCGACGAAGCGCGCACGCCGCTGATCATCTCCGGCCCCACCGATGACAAGTCGGAACTCTATGTCTCCGTCGACGCCATCGTGAAGCGGCTTGACGAAAGCGACTATGAGAAGGACGAGAAGCAGCGCACCGTCACCCTGACCGAGGACGGGACCGAGAAGATCGAGCGCATGCTGGAAGAGGCCGGGCTGCTCCAGGGCGCCAACCTCTATGATTTCGAGAACACAGCCGTCGTCCACCATGTCAATCAGGCGCTGCGCGCGAACGCCATGTTCCGCCGCGACATCGATTATATCGTCAAGGATGGCAAGGTCATCATCATCGACGAGTTCACCGGCCGCATGATGGATGGCCGCCGCTGGTCGGACGGCCTGCACCAGGCGGTGGAAGCCAAGGAAGCGGTGAATATCGAGCCGGAAAACCAGACGCTGGCCTCGATCACCTTCCAGAATTATTTCCGCATGTACCCCAAGCTGGCCGGCATGACCGGCACGGCGGCGACCGAAGCGACCGAATTCTTCGAAATCTACAAGATGAACGTCGTCACCATCCCGACCAACCGGCCGGTGCAGCGCGTCGACGAGGAAGATAGTTTCTACAAAAATCTGGAAGACAAGTTCCGCGGCATCGCCAAGACCATCAAGGTCCACGCCGAACAGGGTCAGCCGGTCCTGGTCGGCACGGTGTCGATCGAAAAGTCGGAAATGCTGTCCGAATTCCTCAATCAGGAGGGCGTCAAGCACGCCGTCCTCAACGCCCGCTTCCACGAAAGCGAAGCGCATATCGTCGCGCAGGCGGGCCGCAAGGGCGCCGTCACCATCGCCACCAACATGGCCGGTCGCGGCACCGACATCAAATTGGGCGGCAATCTGGAAATGCGCGTCGAGGACGAACTGCGCGACATGCCGGAGGGACCGGAGCGCGAAGCGGCCATCGCCCGCATCGAAGCCGAAATCGAAGCCGAAAAGGCCGAAGTGCTCGCCGCGGGCGGCCTGTTCGTGCTCGCGACCGAGCGGCATGAGAGCCGCCGTATCGACAATCAGCTTCGTGGCCGTTCAGGCCGCCAGGGCGATCCCGGCCTGTCGCGCTTCTACCTCAGCCTTGACGACGATCTGATGCGCATCTTCGGTCCGGACACCATGTTCGCGAAGATGATCCGATCAAACCTGGAGGATGGCGAGGCGCTGCCCCCGTCGAAGTGGCTCAGCAAGGCCATCGAGACCGCGCAGAAGAAGGTCGAGGCCCGCAACTACGACATCCGCAAGCAGGTCGTCGAATATGACGACGTGATGAACGACCAGCGCAAGGTCATCTATGAACAGCGCAGCGACATCATGGACGCGGAGACGGTGGACGATGTCGTCGTCGACATGCGGCATGAGACGGTCAACGATCTGGTCGGCGCATCCTGCCCGCCGGGCACCTATCCCGAACAATGGGACATGGAACGGTTGAAGGCCCGCACGGCCGAAGTGCTGAACCTGGAGCCTGACTTCGACGCCTGGCTGGCGGAGGATCATGTCGATCCGGAAATGATCGAGGAACGGCTGACCGCGCTGGCCGACGAAGCCGTGGCGGAGAAGGTCAAGGAACTCGACCCCGAAAACTGGCACATGATCGAGAAGTCGATCCTGCTCCAGAGCCTGGACCATCACTGGAAGGAGCATCTGTCGACCCTCGACGCGCTCCGCCAGGTCGTGCACCTGCGCGCCTATGCGCAGAAGACGCCGATCAACGAATATAAGCAGGAAGCCTTCGCCCTGTTCGAAAGGATGCTGGGCAACATCCGGGAGGATGTGACCGGATCGATCGCGCGCGTCCAGTTCCGCATGGAAGAGCCGCTGCCGGAATTCGACCTGCCGGTCCTGCCCGATTTCATCACCACGCATATCGACCCCTTTTCCGGCGAGGATAATAGCGCGGACATTGACGGCGGGCAGATCCGCGGCATCACCACGACCCTGCCACGTCCGCCTGTGGGCACTGGCCAGGCGGGGGAATTCGCCAATCTGGACATCAGCCGCAACGCGCCATGCCCCTGCGGTTCGGGCCAGAAGTACAAGCACTGCCACGGCGCGCTCAGTTAA
- a CDS encoding DUF983 domain-containing protein → MDDIDGISAMQPATENGGQWKRRSPIETGVLGRCPRCGEGHIFRGFLTVRDHCEVCGLNYDFADPADGPAVFVQLFACVPGVVFIIMLEILARPGLWVHLAVGLPVLILTTVLPLRPIKGWLIAAQYVTKAQEAGTAQLWAKLHGDRPDD, encoded by the coding sequence ATGGACGACATAGACGGGATTTCAGCGATGCAGCCGGCGACGGAAAATGGTGGGCAATGGAAGCGGCGTTCACCGATCGAGACGGGGGTGCTTGGCCGCTGCCCGCGTTGCGGTGAGGGGCATATCTTCCGTGGGTTCCTGACGGTGCGCGATCATTGCGAGGTCTGCGGGCTGAACTATGACTTCGCCGATCCGGCGGACGGACCGGCCGTGTTCGTGCAGTTGTTCGCCTGCGTGCCCGGCGTGGTGTTCATCATCATGTTGGAGATTTTGGCCCGGCCGGGGCTATGGGTGCATCTGGCCGTCGGCTTGCCAGTGCTGATCCTGACGACGGTGCTGCCGCTGCGGCCGATCAAGGGATGGCTGATCGCCGCGCAATATGTGACCAAGGCGCAGGAAGCCGGCACGGCCCAATTATGGGCGAAATTGCATGGTGACCGGCCCGACGATTAG
- a CDS encoding lytic murein transglycosylase: protein MRSSILWLLLALAAVMAGSLTADSVMAQEDPAFRAYLESLRPKARAMGIRDTTLNSVFPTLTPNPRVIQLDQNQPGGGAYAPIPNFEPYRRQHVDAARIGRGRAAYLVNRARLARIEAETGVPEEIMVAIYGHETNYGSYTGDFDLIRSLATLSYEGRRRTLFEPELLATLKMLDNGVPRSRLVGSWAGATGYPQFLPSVYLRLGKDGDGDGRVDIWSSEADALASIANYFVHAGWRRGQPWGIAVSVPAGLDRNGIAVRTRPARCERVFNRHSRWLSMAEWRRMGIVPASGSWPADRVLATLLEPDGPGKTAYLLTSNYRAVLDYNCSNFYALSVGLLADAVKQ, encoded by the coding sequence ATGCGTTCGTCGATCTTGTGGCTATTGCTGGCACTTGCCGCCGTCATGGCGGGCAGCCTGACGGCAGACAGCGTCATGGCGCAGGAAGATCCCGCCTTTCGCGCCTATCTGGAGTCCCTGCGGCCGAAGGCGCGCGCAATGGGGATTCGGGATACGACGCTGAACAGTGTATTCCCCACCCTGACGCCCAATCCGCGCGTGATCCAGCTCGACCAGAACCAGCCCGGCGGCGGCGCCTATGCGCCCATCCCCAATTTCGAACCTTATCGCCGCCAACATGTCGATGCGGCGCGCATTGGCCGGGGCCGCGCCGCCTATCTCGTCAATCGCGCCCGGCTCGCCCGGATCGAGGCGGAAACCGGCGTGCCGGAGGAAATCATGGTCGCCATTTACGGCCATGAAACCAACTATGGTTCCTATACCGGCGATTTCGACCTGATCCGTTCGCTCGCGACCCTTTCCTATGAAGGGCGACGCCGCACATTGTTCGAGCCGGAATTGCTGGCGACGCTGAAAATGCTGGACAATGGCGTCCCGCGCAGCCGCCTGGTGGGCAGTTGGGCGGGGGCGACGGGCTATCCGCAATTCCTGCCCAGCGTTTACCTGCGTCTGGGCAAGGACGGCGACGGCGACGGCCGGGTCGACATATGGAGCAGTGAAGCCGACGCGCTCGCGTCCATCGCCAATTATTTCGTCCATGCCGGATGGCGGCGGGGTCAGCCCTGGGGCATTGCGGTGTCCGTGCCCGCCGGTCTTGATCGCAACGGCATTGCCGTGCGCACCAGGCCGGCCCGTTGCGAGCGCGTGTTCAACCGGCATAGCCGATGGCTCAGCATGGCCGAATGGCGGCGTATGGGGATTGTTCCGGCCAGTGGAAGCTGGCCCGCCGACAGGGTGCTGGCGACGCTGCTGGAACCCGATGGCCCCGGCAAGACGGCCTATCTGCTCACCAGCAATTACCGGGCGGTCCTGGATTATAATTGTTCGAACTTCTACGCCCTGTCGGTCGGCCTGCTGGCCGATGCAGTGAAGCAATAG
- a CDS encoding D-alanyl-D-alanine carboxypeptidase family protein, which produces MKKSVAALLFVGLLTQPLTAAAPPYTSEAPIAYLKDMSSGAVLYNKGGDTRIPPASMAKMMTVHVAFRLIQKGDLKLDQKFTVRPETWQQWHGPQAGSTMFLSPGEQVSVENLLHGIVTLSGNDACVVLAEGIAGTEQAFVALMNQEGKRLGLKNSNFGTSNGWPDEGVTYVTAADLANLAEATIEETPNLYKKFYSTRAFTWGKTMGGADIEQGNRNPILGKVAGADGLKTGHTQEAGYGFTGSAEQEGRRLVMVVAGLTSANQRIAESVRFMDWGFRAWKAQPLFKKGQTVETAEVQLGSATQVALVAPQDMAVTLPRAASSNISVKVAYTGPIKAPIVKGQKIAQLIISTPDTPPQILPLVAGEDISEAGIFGRLWNGLKSFFG; this is translated from the coding sequence ATGAAGAAGTCCGTCGCCGCCCTCCTTTTCGTCGGGTTGCTGACCCAGCCGCTGACCGCCGCCGCGCCGCCCTATACCAGCGAAGCGCCAATCGCCTATCTGAAGGACATGTCGTCGGGCGCGGTCCTCTATAACAAGGGCGGCGACACGCGGATTCCGCCCGCTTCCATGGCGAAGATGATGACGGTTCACGTCGCCTTCCGCCTGATCCAGAAGGGCGATCTGAAACTCGACCAGAAATTCACCGTCCGTCCGGAAACCTGGCAGCAATGGCATGGCCCGCAGGCCGGTTCGACCATGTTCCTTTCCCCCGGCGAGCAGGTGTCGGTGGAAAATCTGCTGCATGGCATCGTCACCCTTTCGGGCAATGACGCCTGCGTCGTGCTGGCGGAGGGCATTGCCGGGACCGAACAGGCCTTCGTCGCGCTGATGAATCAGGAGGGTAAGCGGCTTGGCCTGAAGAACAGCAATTTCGGCACCAGCAACGGCTGGCCCGACGAAGGCGTGACCTATGTGACCGCCGCCGACCTTGCAAACCTGGCCGAAGCGACGATTGAGGAAACCCCCAATCTTTACAAGAAATTCTACTCCACCCGCGCCTTCACCTGGGGCAAGACGATGGGCGGCGCGGACATCGAACAGGGCAATCGCAATCCGATCCTGGGCAAGGTCGCGGGCGCCGATGGGCTGAAAACCGGCCATACTCAGGAGGCAGGCTATGGCTTCACCGGATCGGCCGAGCAGGAGGGGCGCCGTCTGGTGATGGTCGTCGCTGGCCTGACCAGCGCCAATCAGCGCATCGCCGAATCCGTGCGCTTCATGGACTGGGGCTTCCGCGCATGGAAGGCGCAGCCGCTGTTCAAGAAGGGGCAGACGGTGGAAACCGCCGAAGTCCAGCTTGGCAGCGCCACCCAGGTCGCGTTGGTCGCGCCGCAGGACATGGCCGTGACGCTGCCCCGTGCGGCGTCGTCCAACATTTCGGTCAAGGTCGCCTATACCGGCCCGATCAAGGCGCCCATCGTCAAGGGGCAGAAGATCGCCCAGCTCATCATCTCCACCCCCGACACGCCGCCGCAGATCCTGCCGCTGGTCGCGGGTGAGGACATCTCCGAAGCGGGCATTTTCGGCCGCTTGTGGAACGGGCTGAAGTCGTTCTTCGGGTGA
- the tmk gene encoding dTMP kinase, with the protein MTQGRFISLEGGEGAGKSTQIKALAAALRGRGLEVVETREPGGSEGAEAIRALLLTGGADRWNPRAEALLFAAARADHVEKTIRPALDRGAWVLSDRFLDSSRAYQGMGDLTDADILALHRIGSEGFLPDRTLFLTLPEAEATARARSRDGDVSDRIGGRDQYFHQAVASAFTRFAGQEPARFVAVDASGDSAAVTERLLHALQDLLP; encoded by the coding sequence GTGACGCAAGGTCGCTTCATCTCTCTGGAAGGCGGGGAGGGCGCTGGCAAGTCCACCCAGATCAAGGCGCTTGCCGCAGCCTTGCGCGGGCGCGGGCTGGAGGTCGTCGAAACCCGCGAACCCGGCGGCAGCGAAGGGGCGGAGGCCATTCGTGCATTGCTGCTGACCGGCGGCGCGGATCGCTGGAATCCCCGCGCCGAAGCGCTGCTGTTCGCGGCTGCCCGCGCCGATCATGTCGAAAAGACGATCCGCCCCGCGCTGGATCGCGGCGCATGGGTGCTGTCCGACCGCTTTCTGGACAGCAGCCGGGCCTATCAGGGCATGGGCGATCTGACCGATGCTGACATATTGGCGCTCCACCGGATCGGCAGCGAAGGATTTTTGCCCGACCGCACCCTCTTCCTCACCCTGCCGGAGGCGGAAGCGACGGCGCGCGCCCGGTCCCGCGACGGCGATGTGTCCGACCGGATCGGCGGGCGGGACCAATATTTTCATCAGGCGGTCGCCAGCGCTTTCACCCGCTTTGCCGGGCAGGAACCCGCGCGCTTCGTCGCGGTCGATGCGTCGGGCGACAGCGCAGCCGTGACGGAACGCCTGCTGCATGCGCTGCAAGACCTGCTGCCATGA
- a CDS encoding AAA family ATPase, with protein sequence MTSLLGHDEQARTLLGAARSGRLHHGWILTGPWGIGKASFARAIALRLLAEAAGPPVSGEGLDVPQDHPIRRLFEAEAHPDYADLYCLEKESGTARNITVDQIRSLQRLIQSAPSMSSRRIVVIDSADDLERGAANALLKNLEEPPADMLFLLVSHAPGRLLPTIRSRCRTLRFDALSDDAMRTILRTADEALPAKELDALIHAGEGSPGKALRYAGLNIADIEQSLAAIAADGDPGNRKRLILSKALASKAARPRYEAFLERAPAFIAEAARQRRGSDLGKALGHWEAARQLAGGAIILSLEPGAVVFELAGHVAALAR encoded by the coding sequence ATGACGTCACTTCTCGGCCATGACGAACAAGCGCGCACATTGCTGGGCGCGGCGCGGAGCGGCCGTCTGCATCATGGCTGGATATTGACCGGGCCTTGGGGCATCGGCAAGGCCAGCTTCGCCCGCGCCATCGCGCTGCGCCTGCTGGCCGAAGCCGCCGGGCCGCCGGTTTCGGGCGAAGGGCTGGACGTGCCGCAGGATCACCCGATCCGCCGCCTGTTCGAAGCCGAAGCGCATCCCGACTATGCCGACCTCTATTGCCTGGAAAAGGAAAGCGGCACGGCGCGCAACATCACGGTCGACCAGATCCGCAGCCTCCAGCGGCTGATCCAATCGGCTCCTTCCATGTCCTCCCGCCGGATCGTGGTGATCGACAGCGCCGACGATCTGGAGCGCGGGGCCGCCAACGCGCTGCTCAAGAATCTGGAAGAGCCGCCCGCCGACATGCTTTTCCTGCTGGTCAGCCATGCGCCCGGCCGCCTGCTGCCGACCATCCGTTCCCGCTGCCGCACGCTGCGCTTCGACGCGCTGAGCGACGATGCCATGCGGACCATATTGCGTACTGCGGACGAAGCGCTGCCGGCGAAGGAGTTGGACGCCCTGATCCACGCGGGGGAGGGTTCACCCGGCAAGGCGTTGCGCTATGCGGGCCTGAACATCGCGGATATCGAACAGTCGCTTGCCGCCATCGCGGCTGACGGCGACCCCGGCAACCGTAAACGCCTGATCCTGTCCAAGGCGCTGGCGTCGAAGGCTGCCCGGCCCCGTTATGAAGCCTTTCTCGAACGCGCGCCTGCCTTCATTGCGGAGGCGGCGCGGCAGCGGCGGGGAAGCGATCTTGGCAAGGCGCTCGGCCATTGGGAGGCCGCTCGCCAGCTTGCCGGCGGCGCCATCATCCTGTCGCTGGAACCGGGCGCGGTGGTGTTCGAACTGGCCGGGCATGTCGCGGCGCTGGCGCGCTGA
- the metG gene encoding methionine--tRNA ligase, protein MSKPYTITTAISYPNGRPHIGHAYEVIATDALARFQRMMGRDVFFQTGTDEHGLKMAQTARNRDMEPRDLADEMASYFKAMNDGLNISYDRFIRTSEPDHHRASQAIWQAMEANGDLYLGRYEGWYSVRDEAFYDEKELTDGEGGQKLSPQGTPVEWTVEESWFFRLSAYQQKLLDLYASQPDFVQPDSRRNEIMRFVEGGLSDLSVSRTSFDWGVKVPGSDGHVMYVWVDALTNYLTGCGYPDDAERMARYWSEGGDITHIIGKDIVRFHTVYWPAFLMSAKLPLPKQVFGHGFLLNRGEKMSKSLGNVADPMELADRFGVDQLRYFLLSEVTFGNDGSYSAEAIVGRSNSDLANSFGNLAQRTLSFIAKNLEGRLPEPAAQDVDRNLLDTIAKAAQGFQAAMADLAPSTAIEAWMRAVFACNAYIDAQAPWTLRKTDPARMEAVLATLYEAIAHLAIMIQPIIPASASALLDQMGMTGEGRSYAAIGSDWYAKLRATGFILGAPKPLFPRLELPAEET, encoded by the coding sequence ATGTCCAAGCCCTATACCATCACCACCGCCATCAGCTACCCCAATGGCCGCCCGCATATCGGCCATGCCTATGAAGTGATCGCCACCGACGCGCTCGCCCGTTTCCAGCGGATGATGGGCCGCGACGTCTTCTTCCAGACCGGCACGGACGAACATGGCCTGAAAATGGCCCAGACGGCCCGCAACCGGGATATGGAACCACGCGATCTTGCAGATGAAATGGCAAGCTATTTCAAAGCTATGAACGACGGACTGAATATCAGCTATGATCGTTTCATCCGCACCAGCGAGCCGGATCACCACCGCGCCAGCCAGGCCATATGGCAGGCGATGGAGGCCAATGGCGACCTTTATCTGGGCCGCTATGAGGGCTGGTATTCGGTCCGCGACGAAGCCTTTTACGACGAGAAGGAACTGACCGACGGGGAGGGTGGGCAGAAGCTATCGCCCCAGGGAACGCCGGTCGAATGGACTGTCGAGGAAAGCTGGTTCTTCCGCCTGTCCGCCTATCAGCAGAAGCTGCTGGACCTCTACGCCAGCCAGCCGGATTTCGTTCAGCCGGACAGCCGCCGCAATGAGATCATGCGCTTCGTCGAAGGCGGCCTTTCCGATCTCAGCGTTTCGCGCACCAGCTTCGACTGGGGCGTGAAGGTGCCGGGCAGCGACGGCCACGTCATGTATGTGTGGGTCGATGCGCTGACCAATTATCTCACAGGTTGCGGCTATCCCGACGACGCCGAACGGATGGCCCGCTACTGGTCGGAGGGCGGCGACATCACGCACATCATTGGCAAGGATATCGTGCGTTTTCATACGGTTTACTGGCCAGCCTTCCTGATGAGCGCGAAGCTGCCCTTGCCCAAGCAGGTTTTCGGTCACGGCTTTCTCCTCAACCGGGGGGAGAAGATGTCGAAATCCCTGGGCAATGTCGCCGATCCGATGGAACTGGCGGATCGTTTCGGCGTGGATCAGTTGCGCTATTTCCTGCTGTCGGAGGTCACCTTCGGCAATGACGGCAGCTACAGCGCGGAAGCGATCGTCGGGCGTTCCAACAGCGACCTCGCCAACAGTTTCGGCAACCTCGCCCAGCGGACGCTGAGCTTCATCGCCAAAAATCTCGAAGGCCGCCTGCCCGAACCGGCGGCGCAGGATGTTGACCGCAACCTTCTCGACACCATCGCTAAAGCTGCGCAAGGCTTTCAGGCCGCCATGGCTGACCTTGCGCCTTCGACCGCCATAGAGGCATGGATGCGGGCGGTCTTCGCCTGCAACGCCTATATCGACGCGCAGGCGCCCTGGACGCTCCGCAAGACCGATCCCGCCCGGATGGAGGCCGTGCTCGCCACGCTCTACGAAGCCATTGCCCATCTCGCCATCATGATCCAGCCGATCATCCCGGCCAGCGCCTCTGCCCTGCTTGACCAGATGGGCATGACCGGGGAAGGGCGGAGCTATGCCGCCATCGGCAGCGACTGGTATGCGAAGCTGCGCGCCACGGGCTTCATCCTCGGTGCGCCCAAGCCGCTTTTCCCGCGCCTCGAACTGCCTGCCGAAGAGACCTGA
- a CDS encoding TatD family hydrolase, with protein sequence MLIDSHCHLNYKGLIEDQQNVLERARDAGVSLMLNIATRESEWDAVLETALREPDVWATVGIHPHEADEHPHVDTAKLVERAAHPRIVGIGETGLDYYYDHSDRERQQRSFRSHIAASRETGLPLIVHTRDAEEDTIAIMRDEMGKGAYGGVIHCFTASGAFADSAMELGFYISISGIVTFKNARDLQETAARLPLDRLLVETDSPFLAPVPHRGKSCEPAFVADTARFLANLRGESVEQLAEATSANFRKLFSKAA encoded by the coding sequence ATGCTGATCGACAGCCATTGCCATTTGAATTACAAAGGGTTGATCGAGGATCAGCAGAATGTGCTTGAACGTGCGCGTGACGCTGGCGTCAGCCTGATGCTGAACATCGCCACCCGTGAAAGCGAGTGGGATGCCGTGCTGGAAACGGCGCTGCGCGAACCCGATGTGTGGGCGACCGTCGGCATCCACCCGCATGAGGCGGACGAACATCCGCATGTCGACACCGCCAAGCTGGTCGAGCGAGCGGCCCATCCGCGGATCGTGGGCATAGGCGAAACCGGCCTCGATTATTATTACGACCATAGCGACCGTGAACGGCAGCAGCGCAGCTTCCGCTCCCATATCGCGGCGTCTCGCGAAACCGGCCTGCCGTTGATCGTCCACACCCGCGATGCGGAGGAGGATACGATCGCCATCATGCGCGATGAAATGGGGAAGGGGGCCTATGGCGGCGTCATCCACTGCTTCACCGCCAGCGGCGCCTTTGCGGATAGCGCGATGGAACTGGGTTTCTATATCAGCATTTCCGGTATCGTGACCTTCAAGAACGCCAGGGATTTGCAGGAAACCGCGGCGCGCCTGCCGCTTGACAGGTTGCTTGTCGAAACCGACTCTCCCTTCCTCGCGCCCGTGCCCCATCGCGGCAAGTCCTGCGAACCCGCTTTCGTGGCCGATACCGCCCGTTTCCTGGCCAATCTGCGGGGCGAGAGCGTCGAGCAATTGGCCGAAGCGACGTCGGCCAATTTCCGCAAGCTTTTCAGCAAGGCGGCATGA
- a CDS encoding MBL fold metallo-hydrolase, translated as MSLKLTILGSGTSSGVPRIGNDWGACDPDEPKNRRTRASILVESPTTRLLIDTSPDMRAQLLAADVVQIDAILWTHDHADHSHGLDDVRQLYHHRGTPVPGYARPQTLKLLRERFGYAFEGRHGYRPTIEPHALPDGLRIGDIGIACTDQPHGEIFSTGFRFTYDGHSIGYATDFHDMTADMLALYDGLDIWVVDALRERPHPTHAHLALTLDAIQAVRPRRAILIHMDQSMDYASLCRTLPEGVEPGYDGLVAIVGKA; from the coding sequence ATGAGCCTCAAGCTCACCATCCTGGGCAGCGGCACCTCTTCGGGCGTTCCCCGGATCGGCAATGACTGGGGCGCCTGCGATCCTGACGAGCCGAAGAACCGGCGCACCCGCGCATCCATCCTGGTCGAAAGTCCGACGACGCGGCTGCTGATCGACACTTCGCCGGATATGCGGGCGCAGCTTCTGGCGGCGGACGTGGTCCAGATCGACGCGATCCTGTGGACGCATGACCATGCCGACCATAGTCATGGGCTGGACGATGTCCGCCAGCTCTACCACCATCGCGGGACGCCGGTGCCCGGCTATGCGCGTCCGCAGACGCTCAAATTATTGCGGGAACGCTTCGGCTATGCCTTTGAGGGGCGGCATGGCTATCGCCCGACAATCGAACCCCATGCGCTGCCCGATGGCCTGCGTATCGGAGACATCGGCATCGCCTGCACCGACCAGCCCCATGGCGAGATTTTCTCCACCGGGTTCCGCTTCACATATGATGGCCACTCCATCGGCTATGCTACTGATTTTCATGATATGACTGCCGATATGCTGGCGCTTTACGATGGGCTGGACATTTGGGTGGTCGATGCGCTGCGCGAAAGGCCGCATCCGACCCACGCCCATCTGGCGCTGACCCTGGATGCCATCCAGGCGGTGCGGCCCCGACGGGCCATCTTGATCCATATGGACCAGAGCATGGACTATGCCAGCTTGTGCCGGACACTCCCGGAAGGGGTGGAACCGGGCTATGACGGACTGGTGGCGATAGTGGGCAAGGCTTAG
- a CDS encoding retropepsin-like aspartic protease family protein, whose amino-acid sequence MDGDQAMSSLWYVLALVLVGSALLARRVPSGGLMRMAILWIVIFAALLGLFKTGEKFGLFSGRLDGEGGAPASLASDDAPPARVEGQALRIPIAPDGHYWVEGAVNGTPTRFLIDSGASVTALSVTSARAAGLNFDLNTPDVSMMTANGKIDAKRSTIATLAIGPIRASDLDIVVSPAFGDVNVIGMNMLSRLKSWGVQDKEMVLTP is encoded by the coding sequence ATGGATGGCGATCAGGCGATGTCCAGTCTCTGGTATGTGCTGGCGCTTGTCCTGGTCGGATCGGCCCTGTTGGCCCGGCGCGTGCCGTCGGGCGGCCTCATGCGGATGGCGATACTCTGGATCGTCATCTTTGCCGCGCTGCTTGGCCTGTTCAAGACCGGCGAGAAATTCGGCTTGTTTTCCGGCCGCCTGGATGGGGAAGGGGGTGCGCCCGCATCCCTGGCAAGCGACGACGCACCTCCGGCGCGGGTGGAAGGGCAAGCGTTGCGCATTCCCATCGCGCCTGACGGTCATTATTGGGTGGAGGGGGCCGTCAACGGCACGCCGACCCGTTTCCTGATCGACAGCGGCGCCAGCGTCACCGCCCTGTCCGTGACCTCGGCCCGGGCGGCCGGCCTCAATTTCGATCTGAACACCCCCGATGTCAGCATGATGACCGCCAACGGCAAGATCGACGCAAAACGCTCCACCATAGCGACATTAGCCATCGGCCCGATCCGCGCCAGCGACCTCGACATCGTCGTTTCGCCAGCCTTCGGCGACGTCAATGTGATCGGAATGAACATGTTGTCGCGGCTGAAAAGCTGGGGTGTGCAGGATAAGGAAATGGTGCTGACCCCATGA